The Vulgatibacter sp. genome window below encodes:
- a CDS encoding helix-turn-helix transcriptional regulator, which yields MREPLSDRLDRTLGLLASRPSWTAPELAAELGVCVRTVRRDLARLAARGVPIESEPGRGGGLRVPPRSGLGRVPLNVQETLDLLLALAVAESLGSPLMLTTVKALRQKLSAAFPPEERQRIAGLRRRILVGPTSRRVEASWAPPPRGIARPVQQAFFEQRTLALTYRSNQGRTQRVVEPHYLLVSWPAWYLLVWDHLRGAPRMLRMDRIEAATVEDAAFRVQSLASMNTTLGDVFGAL from the coding sequence ATGCGAGAACCTCTCTCCGATCGCCTCGACCGCACCCTCGGCCTGCTGGCGTCACGTCCATCCTGGACTGCGCCCGAGCTGGCAGCAGAGCTGGGCGTCTGCGTGCGCACCGTCCGGCGGGACCTGGCCCGGCTCGCGGCGCGGGGCGTTCCGATCGAGTCGGAACCGGGGAGAGGTGGCGGACTCCGGGTGCCTCCACGGAGCGGACTCGGGCGGGTTCCGCTCAACGTGCAGGAGACGCTCGACCTGCTCCTCGCCCTGGCGGTCGCCGAGAGCCTCGGCTCGCCGCTGATGCTCACGACGGTGAAGGCCCTGCGGCAGAAGCTTTCGGCAGCCTTCCCGCCGGAGGAACGCCAACGGATCGCCGGGCTACGGAGACGGATCCTCGTGGGCCCCACGTCGCGCAGGGTCGAGGCCTCGTGGGCGCCGCCGCCCCGCGGCATCGCTCGCCCGGTCCAGCAGGCATTCTTCGAGCAGCGCACCCTCGCGCTCACCTACCGGAGCAACCAGGGACGCACCCAGCGCGTGGTCGAGCCGCACTACCTGCTCGTGAGCTGGCCGGCCTGGTACCTGCTCGTCTGGGACCATCTCCGCGGCGCACCCCGCATGCTCCGCATGGACCGCATCGAAGCAGCCACCGTCGAGGACGCGGCCTTCCGGGTCCAATCGCTCGCGTCGATGAACACGACGCTGGGCGACGTCTTCGGCGCCCTCTGA
- a CDS encoding VOC family protein produces the protein MTTTLRGVCTLSLWAADLPAATRWYTELLGAPPYFTSEAAGRGPGYVEFRVGDYQHELGIIDRRFAPPGLATERGGAVVYWHVDDVQGTFERVLAMGATELEGVRERGPGFVTVSVIDPFGNVLGLMFNRHYLDVLGGRHG, from the coding sequence ATGACGACGACCTTGCGTGGTGTTTGCACCTTGAGCCTGTGGGCCGCCGATCTGCCGGCGGCCACGCGCTGGTACACGGAATTGCTCGGCGCACCGCCCTACTTCACCAGCGAGGCCGCCGGACGGGGGCCCGGCTACGTGGAGTTCCGCGTGGGCGACTACCAGCACGAGCTCGGGATCATCGATCGGCGCTTCGCCCCGCCGGGCCTGGCGACGGAGCGCGGCGGCGCCGTCGTCTATTGGCACGTCGACGACGTGCAGGGCACGTTCGAGCGCGTGCTGGCGATGGGCGCGACCGAGCTGGAGGGCGTTCGCGAACGCGGCCCCGGGTTCGTGACCGTTTCGGTGATCGATCCGTTCGGGAACGTGCTGGGCTTGATGTTCAACCGCCACTACCTCGATGTGCTCGGAGGCCGGCATGGCTGA
- a CDS encoding YdeI/OmpD-associated family protein, giving the protein MADAPIIVFPSAGAFERWLEVHAAEQAGVWLKIAKQKSGIPSITSDEAVDVGLCFGWISGQRKGLDETWYLQKYVPRRRRSAWSLLNVRKVAALTAQGRMRPGGEEEVRRARADGRWPV; this is encoded by the coding sequence ATGGCTGACGCACCGATCATCGTCTTCCCCTCCGCCGGCGCGTTCGAGCGGTGGCTCGAGGTTCATGCCGCGGAGCAGGCAGGTGTGTGGTTGAAGATCGCCAAGCAGAAGAGCGGCATCCCGTCGATCACGAGCGACGAGGCCGTCGACGTGGGGCTGTGCTTCGGCTGGATCTCCGGCCAGCGCAAGGGCCTCGACGAGACCTGGTACCTCCAGAAGTACGTGCCCCGCCGGCGACGGAGCGCCTGGTCCCTCCTCAACGTGCGCAAGGTCGCAGCGCTCACCGCACAGGGCCGCATGCGCCCGGGCGGTGAGGAGGAAGTGCGCCGCGCACGAGCAGACGGTCGCTGGCCGGTCTGA
- a CDS encoding WD40/YVTN/BNR-like repeat-containing protein, translated as MEKLLVATRKGAWFLRPGGGKLEGPHFFGSIVDHGVLDPRDRRTMLAGVRTGHLGPTVFRSGDGGATWQEARRPPAFPAGTSRAVEAVFWLTPGHRDEPGSWYAGSAPHGLFRSEDGGESWEPVAGFLAHRDELGKTPARIGGTPGGELTHSVLVDPRDPAHLYVGLSTGGFFESSDRGESWRPLNGGVAADFLPEEAPAWGQDPHCVVIHPARPDRLYQQNHCGIYRLDLPARDWVRIGDNMPREIGDIGFPIVVHPRDPDVAWVFPMDGTSVWPRTSVGGRPAVYRTRDAGRSWERQDRGLPAAQGWFTVLRQAFTVDDGDPVGLFFGTTSGEVWASEDEGESWRCLAAHLPAIVAVEAA; from the coding sequence GTGGAGAAGCTGCTGGTCGCAACCCGCAAGGGCGCGTGGTTTCTGCGCCCCGGTGGCGGGAAGCTCGAAGGGCCGCATTTCTTCGGCTCGATCGTCGACCACGGGGTGCTCGATCCCCGCGACCGCCGCACGATGCTCGCCGGTGTGCGCACGGGTCATCTCGGGCCCACCGTCTTCCGCTCGGGGGACGGGGGCGCGACGTGGCAGGAAGCGCGGCGCCCCCCGGCCTTCCCCGCGGGAACGTCGCGCGCAGTCGAGGCGGTCTTCTGGCTCACCCCTGGCCACCGCGACGAGCCGGGCAGCTGGTACGCGGGCTCCGCGCCCCACGGGCTCTTCCGCAGCGAGGATGGCGGGGAGAGCTGGGAGCCGGTCGCGGGATTTCTCGCCCATCGCGACGAGCTCGGCAAAACCCCTGCCCGCATCGGCGGCACGCCGGGCGGCGAGCTCACGCACTCGGTGCTGGTGGATCCGCGCGACCCCGCCCACCTCTACGTCGGCCTCTCCACCGGCGGCTTCTTCGAGAGCAGCGATCGCGGCGAGAGCTGGCGCCCGTTGAACGGCGGCGTCGCTGCCGACTTCCTTCCCGAAGAGGCGCCGGCGTGGGGCCAGGATCCCCATTGCGTCGTCATCCACCCCGCCCGCCCCGACCGCCTCTACCAGCAGAACCACTGCGGCATCTACCGGCTCGACCTTCCCGCACGCGACTGGGTGCGGATCGGCGACAACATGCCGCGGGAGATCGGCGACATCGGCTTTCCGATCGTCGTCCACCCGCGCGATCCCGACGTCGCCTGGGTCTTCCCGATGGACGGAACCAGCGTGTGGCCGCGCACCAGCGTCGGCGGCAGGCCGGCGGTCTACCGGACCCGGGACGCGGGCCGGAGCTGGGAGCGGCAGGATCGCGGCCTCCCCGCGGCGCAGGGATGGTTCACCGTGCTTCGCCAGGCGTTCACGGTGGATGACGGCGATCCGGTGGGGCTCTTCTTCGGCACCACCTCGGGCGAGGTGTGGGCCAGCGAGGACGAGGGCGAGAGCTGGCGCTGCCTCGCCGCGCACCTGCCGGCGATCGTGGCGGTGGAGGCGGCGTGA
- a CDS encoding MoaD/ThiS family protein, with protein MKVLVPSPLHSYTDGRSTVEAAGATLGDVLVALDECSPGLRFRIVDEQDRVRPHINFFVGTELVRRLDHPVEPTDELMIVCALSGG; from the coding sequence GTGAAGGTCCTCGTCCCGTCGCCACTCCACTCGTACACCGACGGTCGCTCCACCGTGGAGGCAGCCGGCGCGACGTTGGGCGATGTGCTGGTTGCGCTCGACGAGTGTTCTCCGGGCCTGCGCTTCCGCATCGTGGACGAGCAGGACCGGGTGCGCCCGCACATCAACTTCTTCGTCGGCACCGAGCTGGTGCGCCGCCTCGATCACCCCGTCGAGCCGACGGACGAGCTGATGATCGTCTGCGCCCTCAGCGGCGGCTGA
- a CDS encoding GNAT family N-acetyltransferase, which produces MTERLTIRRAEPGDFAAVQAIYASPRAQAGTLQLPFPSLDLWRQRLQTVDPNAHVLLACAGDDVVGQLGLHVSPHPRRRHVAQLGMGVRDDWQGRGVGSALLRAAVELADGWLQLRRIELEVYADNAAAIALYTRAGFVEEGRHRDFAFRDGAYVDALSMARLRPTG; this is translated from the coding sequence ATGACCGAGAGACTCACCATCCGCCGCGCCGAGCCCGGGGACTTTGCCGCCGTGCAGGCGATCTACGCGTCGCCGCGTGCGCAGGCCGGCACGCTGCAGCTGCCCTTTCCGTCGCTCGACCTGTGGCGCCAGCGGCTGCAGACGGTCGATCCGAACGCACACGTCCTGCTGGCATGTGCGGGTGACGACGTGGTGGGGCAGTTGGGCCTGCACGTCTCGCCGCATCCCCGCCGCCGCCACGTGGCCCAGCTGGGCATGGGCGTACGCGACGACTGGCAGGGCCGCGGCGTCGGCTCGGCCCTGCTGCGCGCCGCCGTCGAGCTGGCCGATGGCTGGCTGCAGCTGCGCCGGATCGAGCTCGAGGTCTACGCCGACAACGCCGCGGCGATCGCCCTCTACACCCGCGCCGGCTTCGTCGAGGAGGGGCGCCACCGCGACTTTGCCTTCCGCGACGGCGCCTACGTGGACGCCCTCTCGATGGCGCGGCTCCGCCCGACCGGTTGA
- a CDS encoding RrF2 family transcriptional regulator: protein MGISQKCYYAIRAVFELAQAPTGIAVKIGEIAERQGIPAKFLEAILGQLKGGGFVESRRGAEGGYLLARPPRGLTLGEIIRFVEGPLSPLKCKGGEAPTALDGVLAAVWSAAEQALADVYDGITFQDLVDRSRPVKALDFAI from the coding sequence ATGGGCATCTCGCAGAAATGCTACTACGCGATCCGGGCGGTCTTCGAGCTGGCGCAGGCGCCGACGGGCATCGCCGTGAAGATCGGCGAGATCGCCGAACGGCAGGGGATTCCCGCCAAATTTCTCGAGGCGATCCTCGGCCAGCTCAAGGGCGGCGGCTTCGTCGAGTCGCGCCGCGGCGCCGAGGGAGGCTACCTCCTCGCCAGGCCGCCCCGGGGCCTCACCCTCGGCGAGATCATCCGCTTCGTCGAGGGTCCGCTCTCGCCGCTGAAGTGCAAGGGTGGCGAGGCGCCGACCGCCCTCGATGGCGTCCTCGCCGCGGTCTGGTCCGCGGCCGAGCAGGCCCTCGCCGACGTCTACGACGGCATCACCTTCCAGGACCTGGTCGACCGGAGCCGACCGGTCAAAGCCCTCGATTTCGCGATCTGA
- the cysK gene encoding cysteine synthase A: MARIYGDNSASIGNTPLVALQRIAQGARASIVAKIEGRNPAYSVKDRIGAAMIDAAEAAGKLVRGSKETVVVEPTSGNTGIALAYVCAARGYPLILTMPETMSLERRRMLRAFGADLVLTEGAKGMVGAIARATEIAAADPDRYFVPQQFSNPANAEVHFRTTGPEIWADTDGQVDIFVAGVGTGGTITGVGRYLKHEQKHPVQLVAVEPAASPVLGALKRGEEPKPGPHKIQGLGAGFKPEVLDLDLVDAVEPVTNEEAIEMARRLHREEGISCGISSGAAVAAALRIAQRPENEGKRIVTVLPDAGERYLSSILFEDIPA, encoded by the coding sequence ATGGCACGGATCTACGGCGACAACAGCGCCAGCATCGGCAACACGCCGCTCGTCGCGCTGCAGCGCATCGCACAGGGGGCCCGCGCCTCGATCGTCGCAAAGATCGAGGGCCGCAACCCGGCCTACTCGGTGAAGGACCGCATCGGCGCCGCGATGATCGACGCCGCCGAGGCCGCCGGGAAGCTCGTCCGCGGCTCGAAGGAGACGGTGGTGGTGGAGCCCACCAGCGGAAACACCGGCATCGCCCTCGCCTACGTCTGCGCCGCCCGTGGCTATCCCCTCATCCTCACCATGCCGGAGACGATGTCGCTCGAACGGCGCCGCATGCTCCGTGCCTTCGGCGCCGACCTCGTCCTCACCGAAGGCGCAAAGGGCATGGTGGGCGCGATCGCCCGGGCCACCGAGATCGCCGCCGCCGATCCGGACCGCTATTTCGTCCCCCAGCAGTTCAGCAACCCGGCCAACGCCGAGGTCCACTTCCGCACCACCGGCCCGGAGATCTGGGCGGACACCGACGGGCAGGTGGACATCTTCGTTGCAGGCGTCGGCACCGGCGGCACCATCACCGGCGTCGGCCGCTACCTGAAGCACGAGCAGAAGCACCCGGTGCAGCTGGTGGCGGTGGAGCCCGCCGCCTCGCCGGTGCTCGGCGCGCTGAAGCGTGGCGAGGAGCCGAAGCCGGGGCCGCACAAGATCCAGGGCCTGGGCGCGGGCTTCAAGCCGGAGGTCCTCGACCTCGATCTCGTCGACGCGGTGGAGCCCGTCACCAACGAGGAGGCGATCGAGATGGCCCGCCGCCTCCACCGCGAGGAGGGGATCAGCTGCGGCATCTCCTCCGGTGCTGCGGTGGCGGCAGCGCTCCGCATCGCCCAGCGCCCGGAGAACGAGGGGAAGCGGATCGTCACCGTCCTCCCCGACGCCGGCGAGCGCTACCTCTCGAGCATCCTCTTCGAAGACATCCCGGCCTGA
- a CDS encoding methyltransferase domain-containing protein — protein sequence MPANDARRLELLRDAGFPDPASALARLRDDVGQLPLPGGAAAEADVIRTALAARVARLPAEQARLAQLVPELIGDRSGDLATALWLARAQHGDALDLPGFSLAILDALLATGREMEGLALARFLLDGRFDWQKVYDAGTVPHEFLRPRDPNPLIWQLLDDLAPYRPLRVIELGCGIGNDAMALLESPHVDRYLGIDVVPQAIEGFRRRVASAPPATAPGLVCGDFAEHLADPAVREAGYNCVYAYSSLHYFASAELKRIFALVRSLLLAGGRNGFFAFGLKGTGSIWEGQGLPLYRPDVWINPDGQSRWFPTRQALAKELDAAGFEVRFHELHNHWGYSEKGKRDTFHYVVCTPRASFLGEGI from the coding sequence ATGCCAGCCAACGACGCCCGCCGCCTCGAGCTGCTCCGCGATGCGGGCTTTCCCGACCCAGCATCCGCCCTCGCCCGCCTCCGGGACGACGTCGGCCAGCTGCCGCTCCCCGGCGGCGCCGCCGCCGAGGCGGACGTGATCCGCACCGCCCTCGCTGCGCGCGTCGCCAGGCTCCCCGCCGAGCAGGCGCGCCTCGCGCAGCTGGTGCCGGAGCTCATCGGCGACAGGAGCGGCGACCTCGCCACCGCGCTCTGGCTGGCCCGGGCGCAGCACGGCGACGCCCTCGATCTGCCCGGCTTCTCGCTCGCGATCCTCGACGCGCTCCTCGCCACGGGCCGCGAGATGGAGGGGCTCGCCCTCGCCCGCTTCCTCCTCGACGGCCGCTTCGACTGGCAGAAGGTCTACGACGCCGGAACCGTGCCCCACGAGTTCCTCCGGCCCCGGGATCCCAACCCGCTCATCTGGCAGCTCCTCGACGACCTGGCACCCTACCGCCCCTTGCGCGTGATCGAGCTCGGCTGCGGGATCGGCAACGACGCCATGGCCCTCCTCGAGTCGCCGCACGTCGATCGCTACCTCGGCATCGACGTGGTGCCGCAGGCGATCGAGGGCTTCCGCCGCCGCGTCGCCAGCGCGCCCCCCGCTACGGCGCCGGGGCTGGTCTGCGGCGACTTCGCCGAGCACCTCGCCGACCCTGCGGTCCGCGAGGCGGGCTACAACTGCGTCTACGCCTACTCGAGCCTGCACTACTTCGCTTCCGCCGAGCTGAAGCGGATCTTCGCGCTGGTGCGCTCGCTGCTCCTCGCCGGCGGGCGCAACGGCTTCTTCGCCTTCGGCCTCAAGGGCACCGGCTCGATCTGGGAGGGCCAGGGGCTGCCGCTCTACCGCCCCGACGTCTGGATCAACCCCGACGGCCAGTCGCGCTGGTTCCCCACCAGGCAGGCGCTGGCGAAGGAGCTCGACGCCGCGGGCTTCGAGGTCCGCTTCCACGAGCTGCACAACCACTGGGGCTACAGCGAGAAGGGCAAGCGCGACACCTTCCACTACGTGGTCTGCACGCCGCGGGCGTCGTTCCTCGGCGAGGGGATTTGA